In Phragmites australis chromosome 16, lpPhrAust1.1, whole genome shotgun sequence, one DNA window encodes the following:
- the LOC133896269 gene encoding uncharacterized protein LOC133896269 translates to MGCVPSKILAKSGSFQETVRHSFQRSNVIEEIILSSSKSNGDQFLALLCTSNSSVRKAKEPEQSPLPAAAEPAAKIETINVSELLAGLEEENAAEQERQSDRREGGMSPAQCASDGGAAGRARSFRTVEEFDALVTQSSSSEQATPAPEQEERRAAAVASSHGASATAMESNSSEQEEAARQGEATGAKRRARARQLGELKVPPAFDFSKSGSLRDWLLQGGQIFSPGSYVTPKFGTAPTAPADHEGHKAAEQQQQQQHVVFDPELVAQFERAMEQQSEDGERVLTEILEALELEAGEKERTAALGRVSDQPVAVSVHQD, encoded by the coding sequence ATGGGGTGCGTCCCTTCCAAGATCCTGGCGAAATCAGGGAGCTTTCAGGAGACGGTGAGACACAGCTTCCAGAGGAGCAACGTGATCGAGGAGATCATCCTGTCCAGCTCCAAGAGCAACGGCGACCAGTTCCTGGCCCTTCTCTGCACGTCGAATTCGTCGGTCAGGAAGGCCAAGGAGCCCGAGCAGAGCCCACTACCGGCGGCGGCCGAGCCCGCTGCCAAGATCGAGACGATCAACGTGTCCGAACTGCTCGCCGGGCTGGAGGAAGAGAACGCCGCAGAGCAAGAACGGCAGAGCGATCGCAGGGAAGGCGGCATGTCACCTGCTCAATGCGCGTCAGATGGTGGCGCTGCCGGGAGGGCGAGGAGCTTCCGCACGGTGGAGGAGTTCGACGCGTTGGTGACGCAGAGCAGCTCGTCGGAACAAGCAACACCGGCACCTGAACAGGAGGAACGTAGAGCAGCGGCAGTGGCATCTAGTCACGGCGCGTCGGCCACTGCCATGGAGAGCAACTCGTCCGAGCAAGAGGAGGCCGCGAGGCAAGGAGAGGCGACCGGCGCGAAGAGGCGGGCGAGGGCGAGGCAGCTGGGCGAGCTGAAGGTGCCGCCGGCCTTCGACTTCTCCAAGTCCGGCAGCCTGAGGGACTGGCTGCTCCAGGGAGGCCAGATCTTCTCGCCCGGCTCCTACGTTACGCCCAAGTTCGGAACCGCGCCGACGGCGCCGGCTGACCACGAAGGTCACAAGGccgccgagcagcagcagcagcagcaacacgtGGTGTTCGACCCGGAGCTTGTCGCGCAGTTCGAGCGGGCCATGGAGCAGCAGTCCGAGGACGGGGAGCGCGTCCTGACGGAGATCTTGGAGGCGCTGGAGTTGGAAGCCGGGGAGAAGGAGCGCACGGCGGCGTTGGGGAGAGTGAGCGATCAGCCGGTGGCCGTGTCTGTGCATCAGGACTAG